One Ricinus communis isolate WT05 ecotype wild-type chromosome 1, ASM1957865v1, whole genome shotgun sequence DNA window includes the following coding sequences:
- the LOC8259888 gene encoding uncharacterized protein LOC8259888, translating into MHLSFSFPSSPISFAMSILSAIFLFLISSIHPIFAANTNSTVYEVLQDYDFPIGLLPKGVTSYELNTSTGKFSLRLNETCTFKIESYVLKYKSKITGVIEKDKLSSLSGIQVKVLLFWLSITEVIRNDDELEFSVGIASANFPIGNFDECPTCGCGFDCDDVNSREIKINRLVSSS; encoded by the coding sequence ATGCACTTAAGTTTCTCATTCCCATCATCACCCATCTCCTTCGCAATGTCCATTCTCTCTGCAATTTtcctctttctaatctcttcGATCCATCCAATCTTCGCAGCAAACACCAACTCCACTGTCTATGAAGTTCTCCAAGATTACGACTTCCCTATCGGTCTCCTTCCGAAAGGAGTCACAAGCTACGAATTGAACACTTCAACAGGTAAATTCTCGCTTCGCCTAAATGAAACTTGCACTTTCAAGATCGAAAGCTATGTGCTCAAGTACAAGTCTAAAATCACTGGCGTCATTGAGAAAGACAAGCTGTCTAGCTTGAGCGGTATCCAGGTTaaagttcttttattttggcttAGCATTACTGAAGTCATTCGCAATGATGATGAGCTTGAATTCTCTGTTGGGATCGCTTCTGCTAATTTTCCTATTGGAAATTTTGACGAGTGTCCTACTTGTGGATGTGGGTTTGATTGCGATGATGTGAATTCGAGAGAGATTAAGATCAATCGTCTGGTCTCTTCTTCTTGA
- the LOC8259890 gene encoding exocyst complex component SEC15B yields MYTTKLRRKVAPAANGDIDSNSAEKQDQLLLSAAICNGEDLGPFIRKAFASGKPEMLLHSLRHFARSKESEIEEVCKAHYQDFILAVDDLRSLLSDVDSLKSALSDSNTRLQSVGGPLLTALDSYIEAQTVSRNVNLALALIISCTKLMELCSRSNYHLSNNNFYMALKCVDTIESEYLDKTPSSTLKRMMEKKIPEIRSHIERKVNKEFGDWLVEIRVVSRNLGQLAIGQASAARQREEDLRIKQRQAEEQSRLSLRDCVYALQDEDDEDGFSIGDDGKDGYSNNGLLGFDLTPLYRAYHIHQTLGLEDRFKQYYFENRKLQLTSDFQVSSMTPFLESHQTFFAQIAGFFIVEDRILRTGGSLISRMDVENLWETAVSKMCSVLEDQFSRMQTANHLLLIKDYVSLLGVTLRRYGYPVDALLDVLSKHRDKYHELLLSDCRKQIAEALAADKFEQMLMKKEYEYSMNVLSFQLQTSDIVPAFPFVAPFSSTVPDCCRIVRSFIEDSVSFMSYGGQLDFFDVVKKYLDRLLGEVLDEALLKLTNTSVHGVSQAMQAAANMAVMERACDFFFRHAAQLSGIPLRMAERGRRQFPLNKARDAAEEMLSGLLKQKVDGFMTLIENVNWMADEPIQSGNEYVNEVIIYLETLVSTAQQILPAHVLKKVIQDVLSHISETIVGALYGDSVKRFNINAIMGVDVDIRLLESFADNQASLFSEGDANQLKSSLAEARQLINLLLSSHPDNFLNPVIRERSYNKLDYRKVVTVSEKLRDQSDRLFGTFGSRGARQNPKKKSLDALIKRLKDVS; encoded by the coding sequence ATGTACACCACAAAGCTCCGCCGGAAAGTAGCTCCGGCGGCAAACGGAGACATCGACAGCAACTCCGCCGAAAAACAAGACCAGCTTCTCCTCTCCGCCGCCATCTGCAACGGGGAAGACCTCGGCCCATTCATCCGCAAAGCCTTCGCTTCGGGAAAACCAGAAATGTTACTTCACAGCCTCCGTCACTTTGCTCGCTCAAAAGAGTCAGAAATCGAAGAAGTATGCAAGGCACACTATCAAGACTTCATCTTAGCTGTCGATGACCTCCGATCTTTACTCTCCGACGTCGATTCACTTAAATCTGCACTCTCCGACTCGAACACCAGACTTCAATCTGTTGGTGGACCTTTATTAACCGCTCTTGACTCTTATATCGAGGCACAAACCGTTTCTCGTAATGTAAACTTAGCTTTGGCTTTAATAATTTCATGTACTAAACTGATGGAGCTCTGTTCGCGATCCAATTATCatttatctaataataatttttacatgGCGTTGAAATGTGTAGACACGATTGAGAGTGAGTATTTAGATAAAACGCCATCATCTACATTGAAAAGAATGATGGAGAAAAAGATACCAGAGATTAGATCGCATATAGAGAGGAAAGTGAATAAAGAGTTTGGTGATTGGCTTGTCGAGATCCGTGTAGTTAGTCGTAATTTAGGTCAATTAGCAATTGGTCAAGCATCCGCTGCTAGGCAACGAGAAGAGGATTTGAGAATTAAACAGAGACAAGCTGAAGAGCAAAGCCGTCTTAGTTTAAGAGACTGTGTTTATGCTTTGcaagatgaagatgatgaggaTGGTTTTAGTATTGGAGATGATGGTAAAGATGGTTATAGTAATAATGGATTGTTAGGATTTGATTTGACTCCTTTATATAGGGCTTATCATATCCATCAGACTTTAGGTCTTGAAGATAGGTTTAAGCAGTATTATTTCGAGAACAGGAAGCTTCAATTGACCTCTGATTTTCAGGTCTCGTCCATGACTCCTTTTCTTGAATCTCATCAAACATTTTTTGCACAAATTGCTGGCTTTTTTATTGTTGAAGATCGTATTTTGAGGACTGGAGGGAGTTTGATTTCGAGGATGGATGTTGAGAATTTATGGGAGACTGCTGTTAGTAAGATGTGTTCTGTTTTAGAAGACCAGTTTTCACGGATGCAAACTGCAAATCATCTTTTGCTTATAAAGGATTATGTGAGTTTGTTAGGTGTCACTTTAAGGAGATATGGTTATCCTGTTGATGCTTTATTAGATGTTTTGAGCAAGCATAGGGATAAGTATCATGAGTTGTTGTTGTCTGATTGTCGTAAGCAGATTGCTGAGGCTCTTGCTGCTGATAAGTTTGAGCAAATGTTGATGAAGAAAGAGTATGAATATTCAATGAATGtgctttcttttcaattgcaGACATCGGATATTGTACCTGCATTTCCTTTTGTTGCACCATTTTCTTCCACAGTGCCAGATTGTTGTCGAATTGTGCGGTCCTTTATTGAAGATTCTGTCAGTTTTATGTCTTATGGTGGACAGCTTGATTTCTTTGATGTTGTTAAGAAATATTTGGACCGACTTTTAGGTGAGGTTTTGGATGAAGCTTTGTTGAAGCTTACAAATACATCTGTCCATGGGGTTTCCCAAGCTATGCAGGCTGCTGCAAATATGGCTGTGATGGAACGTGCTTGCGATTTCTTCTTCCGTCATGCTGCACAGCTCTCTGGCATTCCGTTGAGAATGGCAGAGAGGGGTAGGAGGCAGTTTCCACTAAACAAAGCTCGTGATGCAGCGGAAGAGATGCTGTCTGGTTTGCTTAAACAGAAGGTTGATGGTTTCATGACATTGATTGAGAATGTGAACTGGATGGCTGATGAACCCATTCAGAGTGGAAATGAATATGTGAATGAAGTCATAATATATTTGGAAACTCTGGTTTCAACTGCTCAACAGATATTGCCAGCTCATGTTCTTAAAAAGGTTATACAAGATGTTCTTTCTCACATATCAGAGACGATTGTTGGGGCATTATATGGGGACTCTGTCAAGAGGTTTAATATAAATGCTATCATGGGGGTTGATGTAGATATACGGTTGCTGGAATCTTTTGCTGATAATCAAGCTTCTTTGTTCTCTGAGGGAGACGCAAATCAGTTGAAATCATCACTAGCTGAGGCAAGGCAACTGATTAATTTGCTTTTGAGCAGTCACCCTGATAACTTTTTGAACCCTGTAATTAGGGAGAGGAGCTACAATAAATTGGATTATAGGAAAGTAGTGACTGTATCAGAAAAGTTGAGGGATCAGTCAGATAGACTATTTGGAACATTTGGGAGCAGGGGAGCTAGGCAGAACCCAAAGAAGAAATCTTTGGATGCATTAATTAAAAGGCTTAAGGATGTGAGCTGA
- the LOC8259889 gene encoding uncharacterized protein At5g01610, whose amino-acid sequence MDLLSFPKSLLLMAFFWAITLFLTSFTIPFALGFDCCGGRKLSAYEVLEEYNFPVGLLPVGVSGYEFNRETGEFSAYLNKTCQFPVESYTLEYNSPITGVLSEGKLSNLKGVRVFVILLWINIVEVIRDGDELDFSVGIASANFPIDNFEECPRCGCGLDCVNKLKQNGIFSY is encoded by the coding sequence ATGGATTTGCTATCTTTTCCAAAATCTTTGCTTTTAATGGCTTTCTTTTGGGCAATCACCCTCTTTTTAACTTCTTTTACGATCCCATTCGCCTTGGGTTTTGATTGTTGTGGCGGGAGGAAGCTATCAGCTTATGAAGTTCTTGAAGAGTACAACTTTCCAGTTGGTCTTCTACCAGTTGGGGTAAGTGGGTACGAGTTCAATAGAGAAACTGGTGAGTTCTCTGCATATTTGAATAAAACTTGTCAATTTCCTGTCGAGTCATATACGCTGGAGTACAACTCTCCTATTACTGGTGTACTATCAGAAGGAAAGCTCAGCAATTTGAAGGGTGTCAgagtttttgttattttgctGTGGATTAACATAGTTGAGGTGATCCGTGATGGCGATGAACTCGATTTCTCTGTTGGAATTGCTTCTGCTAACTTCCCAATTGACAATTTCGAGGAGTGTCCGCGATGTGGATGTGGGTTAGACTGTGTTAATAAGTTGAAGCAAAATGGTATCTTTTCTTATTAG
- the LOC8259893 gene encoding epoxide hydrolase A encodes MEKIEHTTVATNGINMHVAAIGTGPEILFLHGFPELWYSWRHQLLSLSSRGYRCIAPDLRGYGDTDAPESLTGYTALHIVGDLIGLLDSMGIEQVFLVGHDWGAMMAWYLCMFRPDRIKALVNTSVAYMSRNPQVKSLELFRTVYGDDYYVCRFQEPGGAEEDFAQVDTAKLIRSVFTSRDPNPPIVPKEIGFRSLPDPPSLPSWLSEEDVNYYADKFNKKGFTGGLNYYRNIDQNWELTAPWDGLQIKVPVKFVIGDLDLTYHFPGIKDYIHNGGFKQVVPLLQEVVVMEGVAHFINQEKPEEISEHIYDFIKKF; translated from the exons ATGGAGAAAATAGAACATACAACGGTAGCTACAAATGGCATAAACATGCACGTAGCAGCAATAGGGACAGGCCCAGAAATCCTCTTCCTTCACGGCTTTCCTGAACTCTGGTACTCATGGCGACACCAACTCCTGTCTCTGTCCTCCCGTGGCTACCGCTGCATAGCACCTGACCTTCGCGGCTACGGCGACACTGACGCCCCTGAATCATTAACAGGGTACACTGCGCTTCACATTGTAGGCGACCTGATCGGGCTCCTCGACTCGATGGGGATCGAGCAAGTTTTTTTGGTGGGTCATGACTGGGGGGCCATGATGGCTTGGTATTTGTGCATGTTCAGACCTGATAGAATTAAGGCGCTGGTCAACACCAGCGTGGCTTACATGTCCAGGAATCCACAAGTAAAGAGTCTGGAGTTGTTCAGGACAGTATACGGTGATGATTACTATGTCTGTCGCTTTCag GAGCCTGGAGGGGCTGAAGAAGACTTTGCTCAAGTTGATACTGCAAAATTGATTAGAAGTGTATTTACCTCCCGTGATCCAAATCCACCGATCGTGCCTAAAGAAATTGGATTCAGATCTCTCCCTGATCCCCCAAGCTTGCCCTCTTGGTTGTCAGAAGAAGATGTCAATTACTATGCTGACAAATTTAACAAGAAAGGTTTCACCGGAGGATTGAACTATTACAGAAACATCGACCA AAACTGGGAGCTAACTGCACCATGGGATGGGTTGCAAATCAAAGTGCCAGTGAAGTTTGTCATTGGCGATTTGGACCTTACCTACCATTTTCCAGGTATCAAGGACTATATACACAATGGCGGATTCAAACAAGTGGTTCCCCTTTTGCAAGAAGTGGTAGTAATGGAAGGAGTTGCTCACTTTATCAACCAAGAAAAACCAGAGGAAATTAGCGAACACATTTATGACTTCATTAAGAAGTTTTAA
- the LOC8259891 gene encoding 60S ribosomal protein L18-2 — MGIDLKAGGKSKKTKRTAPKSDDIYLKLIVKLYRFLVRRTGSKFNAVILKRLFMSKINKAPLSLSRLITFMKGKENKIAVIVGTVTDDVRVYEVPALKVTALRFTETARARIEKAGGECLTFDQLALRAPLGQNTVLLRGPKNAREAVKHFGPAPGVPHSHTKPYVRAKGRKFERARGRRNSRGFRV, encoded by the exons ATG GGTATCGATTTGAAGGCAGGAGGTAAGAGCAAGAAGACTAAGCGGACAGCACCGAAGTCCGATGATATCTACCTCAAGCTCATCGTCAAG CTGTACCGATTCTTGGTACGGAGAACTGGAAGCAAATTCAATGCAGTGATTTTGAAGAGGCTTTTTATGAGCAAGATTAACAAAGCCCCTCTTTCATTATCACGTTTGATTACTTTCATGAAGGGCAAG GAGAATAAAATTGCTGTGATTGTGGGTACTGTGACTGATGATGTCCGGGTGTATGAAGTCCCCGCTCTCAAGGTTACTGCTCTCAGGTTCACCGAGACAGCAAGGGCGAGGATTGAGAAGGCTGGTGGAGAATGTTTGACGTTTGACCAACTTGCTCTTAGAGCTCCTCTTGGTCAAAATACG GTCCTCCTCAGAGGTCCCAAGAATGCCCGTGAGGCAGTGAAGCACTTTGGACCAGCACCTGGTGTACCACACAGCCATACCAAACCCTATGTCCGAGCAAAGGGAAGGAAATTTGAGCGGGCTAGAGGAAGAAGGAACAGCAGAGGCTTTAGGGTGTAA
- the LOC8259886 gene encoding indole-3-acetic acid-induced protein ARG2, whose amino-acid sequence MAQSFSNAKALSSLITKAITRRGFSAAASASASAAAPKATARSGAAMVKKTGEEVVGSTEKVSWVPDPRTGFYRPENVAKEIDAAELRAMLLKKH is encoded by the coding sequence ATGGCTCAATCTTTCTCAAACGCAAAGGCTCTTTCTTCTTTGATAACCAAGGCAATTACCAGACGAGGGTTCTCAGCAGCTGCATCTGCATCTGCATCTGCGGCGGCACCAAAAGCTACTGCAAGAAGCGGCGCTGCTATGGTTAAGAAAACAGGGGAAGAAGTTGTTGGATCTACCGAGAAGGTTTCTTGGGTTCCTGACCCTCGCACCGGTTTCTACAGACCCGAAAACGTCGCTAAGGAGATTGACGCTGCTGAGCTAAGAGCTATGCTATTGAAGAAACACTGA
- the LOC8259892 gene encoding epoxide hydrolase A translates to MEKIEHTTVYTNGINMHIASIGKGPVILFLHGFPDLWYTWRHQLLALSSLGYRCIAPDLRGFGDTDAPPSPNEYTVLHIVGDLVGLLDSLGVEQVFLVGHDWGATVAWHLCLFRPDRIKALVNTSVAFSPRNPHKKPVERYRELLGDDFYICRFQEHGEIEEDFAKAGAARIIRRFLASRSTAPPCVPKATGFRSLPVPQNLPSWLSEEDINYYVSKYGQKGFTGGLNYYRCLDLNWELTAPWTGSQIKVPVKFIVGDMDITYHFPGVKEYIHHGMKKHVPFLQEVVVLEGVAHFLSQEKPDEVTAHIHDFIKKF, encoded by the exons ATGGAGAAGATAGAGCACACAACTGTATACACAAATGGCATAAACATGCACATAGCTTCAATAGGCAAAGGCCCAGTTATTCTTTTTCTACATGGTTTTCCTGATCTTTGGTACACGTGGCGACACCAGCTTCTTGCTCTCTCCTCTCTTGGCTACCGCTGCATAGCTCCTGATCTTCGTGGCTTCGGCGACACCGATGCACCACCATCTCCCAATGAGTACACGGTCCTACACATCGTTGGTGACCTTGTTGGGTTGCTTGATTCTCTGGGCGTTGAGCAAGTGTTTCTTGTGGGTCATGATTGGGGAGCAACAGTTGCTTGGCATTTGTGCTTGTTTAGACCTGATAGAATTAAGGCCTTGGTCAACACGAGTGTTGCGTTCTCTCCCAGGAACCCACATAAGAAGCCTGTTGAGAGATACAGAGAATTGTTAGGTGATGATTTCTATATCTGCAGGTTTCAG GAACATGGAGAGATTGAAGAAGACTTTGCCAAAGCTGGTGCTGCAAGAATCATTAGAAGATTTCTTGCATCACGGAGTACAGCACCACCTTGTGTACCTAAAGCAACAGGATTCAGAAGCTTACCTGTCCCTCAAAATTTGCCTTCTTGGCTGTCAGAAGAGGATATCAATTATTATGTTAGCAAATACGGCCAGAAAGGTTTCACTGGAGGATTGAACTACTATCGATGTTTGGACCT GAACTGGGAGTTGACAGCACCATGGACTGGGTCACAAATTAAAGTACCAGTTAAGTTTATTGTGGGTGACATGGACATAACCTATCACTTCCCCGGCGTCAAGGAATACATACACCATGGTATGAAGAAGCATGTTCCATTTTTGCAAGAAGTAGTTGTACTGGAAGGAGTGGCACATTTTCTCAGCCAAGAAAAGCCAGACGAAGTCACTGCACATATCCACGACTTTATTAAGAAGTTCTAA
- the LOC8259887 gene encoding uncharacterized protein At5g01610 produces the protein MSLTAITTFLLLLLLHSSLTAAAGDTPTAYEVLAGYNFPVGILPKGVTGYELDRTTGKFRAYLNGSCSFSLQGSYQLKYKSTISGYISDRKLTNLSGVSVKVLFLWLNIVEVVRAENDLQFSVGIASASFSLDNFYVCPQCGCGLDCNNVAQVSKLRSNPLLSSI, from the coding sequence ATGTCTCTCACCGCCATTACAACCTTCCTtcttctcctcctcctccactCATCCTTAACCGCCGCCGCCGGCGACACTCCAACAGCATACGAGGTCCTCGCAGGATACAATTTCCCAGTCGGTATCCTCCCCAAAGGAGTAACCGGCTACGAACTAGATAGAACCACAGGTAAATTCCGCGCCTATTTAAACGGTTCTTGTAGTTTTTCTCTACAGGGCTCTTATCAGCTCAAATATAAATCAACAATTAGCGGTTACATAAGCGATAGGAAGCTGACGAACCTTAGTGGCGTAAGCGTGAAGGTGTTGTTTTTATGGTTGAATATCGTGGAGGTTGTTAGAGCTGAAAATGATCTTCAATTTTCTGTTGGGATTGCGTCCGCCAGTTTTTCGCTTGATAATTTCTATGTTTGTCCTCAGTGTGGCTGTGGATTGGATTGCAATAACGTTGCTCAAGTAAGTAAACTTAGGAGCAATCCTCTTCTTTCTTCAATTTAG